In the Gopherus flavomarginatus isolate rGopFla2 chromosome 6, rGopFla2.mat.asm, whole genome shotgun sequence genome, one interval contains:
- the LOC127054525 gene encoding 40S ribosomal protein S15-like produces the protein MTESSEAIEKLELFRLQVVEKEWEHQRLLQLKELEIKEKDRSLTGYEQLMQLYSACQHRRLNCGLHRKQHSLLNRLRKTKKEAPPMEKPEVVKTHLRDMIILPEMAGSMIGIYNGKTFNQVEIKPEMIGHCLGEFSITYKPVKHGRPGIGATHSSRFIPLK, from the exons ATGACTGAAAGCAGTGAAGCAATTGAGAAGTTGGAGCTTTTTAGGCTGCAGGTTGTAGAAAAGGAGTGGGAGCACCAGAGACTACTGCAACTGAAAGAACTGGAGATAAAGGAGAa GGACAGGAGTCTAACTGGCTACGAGCAGCTgatgcagctgtacagtgcttgCCAGCACAGGCGTCTGAACTGCGGCCTGCATCGTAAGCAGCATTCCCTCTTGAACCGCCTTCGCAAGACCAAGAAGGAGGCCCCTCCCATGGAGAAGCCAGAGGTGGTCAAAACTCACCTGCGCGACATGATCATCCTCCCTGAGATGGCGGGCAGCATGATCGGCATATACAACGGCAAAACCTTCAACCAGGTGGAAATCAAGCCCGAGATGATTGGCCACTGCCTGGGCGAGTTTTCCATCACCTACAAGCCAGTGAAACACGGCAGACCTGGTATCGGTGCCACCCACTCATCTAGGTTTATTCCTCTGAAGTAA